One genomic window of Kiritimatiellia bacterium includes the following:
- a CDS encoding DUF2851 family protein, producing MMTATVAAEWLGRVYGEMRSATVAEAASRSRADAPTERHLQCVWYDPALRPGGLVTTEGEPVEVVSPGVWNLEAGPDFVGAAIRVGAGRRQLVGDVEIHLRASDWARHRHGEDPRYAGVRIHVTLVPPPRAVMPHGAVCIPFAEPLSRNPEFSWAGVDLTAYPYSARAQPAPCEQALRGWSPDEVERLLESAGAERLRQKAERICQRSELVGTNQALWEEVLAALGYKHNKGAARKLAQRVPLAELIAASEGDAESAAAILWGASGLLPEAGPMVATARRVWDRWWKFRARWCGRALTRADWRLDGVRPANRPERRLRAAAVWAVRSPLPAERWSAAVAAGPREFVRCVLRDLVIPDPAGEGGAAALGRSRAVAVLVNVAVPFAMSLGVPITGDPRWLRALPDEAPNAIERQMAYTLLGRDHPAAWCRGALRRQGLIQIFTDFCLRDRSHCEDCPFPAWLAAARSPNSARPESASA from the coding sequence ATGATGACGGCGACCGTTGCGGCGGAATGGCTGGGACGAGTGTACGGGGAGATGAGGTCGGCGACCGTTGCCGAGGCCGCGTCGCGATCGAGAGCAGATGCGCCAACGGAGCGGCATCTGCAGTGTGTCTGGTACGACCCGGCGCTGCGCCCCGGGGGGCTCGTCACGACGGAGGGCGAGCCGGTGGAGGTGGTGAGTCCGGGTGTCTGGAATCTCGAGGCAGGACCGGATTTCGTGGGCGCGGCCATTCGTGTGGGCGCTGGCCGCCGTCAGCTGGTGGGTGATGTGGAAATTCATCTGCGTGCGTCCGACTGGGCGCGTCACAGGCACGGTGAAGATCCGCGGTATGCGGGTGTTCGTATCCACGTGACACTGGTGCCGCCCCCCCGGGCGGTGATGCCCCACGGTGCAGTTTGCATTCCGTTCGCGGAGCCACTGTCCCGAAATCCCGAGTTTTCTTGGGCGGGTGTGGATCTGACGGCTTACCCCTACTCGGCGCGGGCGCAGCCAGCGCCATGCGAGCAGGCGCTACGGGGATGGTCGCCCGATGAGGTGGAACGTCTGCTCGAATCTGCAGGCGCCGAACGTCTCCGCCAGAAAGCCGAGCGGATTTGCCAGCGGTCAGAACTTGTCGGCACGAACCAGGCTCTCTGGGAGGAGGTGTTGGCGGCCTTGGGATACAAGCACAACAAAGGGGCGGCACGGAAGCTGGCGCAGCGCGTACCGCTGGCCGAGCTGATCGCCGCGTCGGAGGGAGATGCGGAGTCGGCGGCCGCGATCCTCTGGGGCGCATCGGGGCTACTGCCGGAAGCCGGACCCATGGTGGCCACGGCCCGACGGGTCTGGGACCGGTGGTGGAAGTTTCGTGCGCGATGGTGCGGGCGCGCTCTCACGCGGGCAGACTGGCGACTGGACGGCGTTCGACCCGCCAATCGGCCAGAACGACGCCTTCGGGCGGCGGCGGTGTGGGCGGTGCGCTCGCCGCTGCCCGCCGAACGTTGGTCCGCCGCCGTAGCAGCGGGTCCGCGGGAATTTGTGCGGTGTGTGCTTCGGGATCTCGTGATCCCTGACCCGGCAGGTGAAGGGGGAGCCGCCGCGTTGGGGCGTTCTCGCGCGGTCGCCGTTCTCGTCAACGTGGCCGTTCCATTCGCGATGTCTCTCGGGGTTCCCATAACGGGGGACCCCCGCTGGCTGCGTGCGTTGCCGGACGAGGCGCCCAATGCCATTGAACGCCAAATGGCCTACACGTTGCTGGGGAGGGATCATCCGGCTGCGTGGTGCCGCGGCGCACTTCGCCGTCAGGGCCTGATCCAAATCTTTACAGATTTCTGCCTGCGTGATCGGTCCCACTGTGAAGACTGTCCGTTTCCCGCCTGGTTGGCAGCGGCACGTAGCCCCAACTCGGCTCGCCCGGAATCCGCCAGCGCATGA
- a CDS encoding TrkH family potassium uptake protein: MKFRAIGRLVGWVLGAIGGALLLCAGVGRGMGDPTAAVFSLGASGVGALAAGAALGALCRWRGELTRREGIAAVVAGWVAASLAGAVPFRLSGAIPTWTAAIFETVSGLTTTGASVLARPETLPRGLLLWRSMTHFIGGMGVLLLFVAVLPLVGTGGMQLFRAEMTGPTKDRLTPRIAGTAKRLWAVYLVLNAAEIVALRLAGMGWFDAVCHSFATIATGGFSTRSESLGAFTSPAIHWIVIVFMMLSGVNFALHYRAGLGRFDVYARDSEFKLYLLVLTVSTVVVCTVVWSSRVFAKPADALRHAAFTVISIATSTGFTTVDYDQWPALARWVLFLLMFVGGCAGSTSGSIKVVRVLIALRLTAREVFRWLQPEAVVSVKVDREAVDPPLLMNVMVFILLYLMVFAAGSLLMGLHFGADWISAASSVATCMGNIGPGFGAVGPSLNYSSIPSPGLALLTVLMLLGRLELFTVLVLFVPAFWRR, translated from the coding sequence ATGAAGTTTCGCGCGATCGGCCGGCTGGTGGGATGGGTGCTGGGGGCGATCGGGGGGGCGTTGCTGCTTTGTGCGGGCGTCGGCCGCGGGATGGGGGATCCGACGGCCGCGGTGTTTTCGCTGGGGGCCTCGGGGGTTGGAGCGCTCGCGGCGGGAGCGGCGCTCGGAGCTCTCTGCCGATGGCGCGGTGAGCTGACACGCCGGGAGGGAATCGCGGCGGTCGTTGCGGGGTGGGTAGCGGCCAGCCTTGCGGGCGCAGTGCCGTTCCGTCTTTCCGGTGCGATACCCACGTGGACGGCTGCGATCTTCGAAACCGTCTCGGGACTCACCACGACGGGCGCCTCCGTGCTGGCGCGGCCGGAAACATTGCCGCGGGGGCTGCTGCTGTGGCGCTCGATGACACACTTCATCGGGGGCATGGGTGTGCTGCTGCTGTTCGTCGCGGTGCTGCCACTGGTCGGAACGGGCGGCATGCAGCTGTTTCGGGCCGAAATGACCGGGCCCACAAAGGACCGGCTGACGCCGCGAATCGCGGGGACCGCGAAGCGGCTGTGGGCGGTGTACCTGGTGCTGAACGCCGCGGAGATCGTTGCGTTGCGACTGGCGGGTATGGGCTGGTTTGACGCGGTCTGCCACTCCTTCGCGACGATCGCGACCGGGGGCTTTTCCACGCGGAGTGAATCGCTCGGCGCGTTCACCTCTCCCGCGATTCACTGGATTGTGATCGTGTTCATGATGCTGAGCGGAGTGAATTTCGCGCTGCACTACCGCGCGGGCCTGGGCCGTTTTGATGTGTACGCCCGGGACTCGGAATTCAAACTTTATCTCCTGGTGCTGACAGTGTCGACGGTGGTGGTCTGCACAGTGGTGTGGTCCTCACGAGTGTTTGCCAAACCGGCGGACGCGCTTCGACATGCCGCGTTCACCGTGATTTCGATTGCGACGAGCACGGGTTTCACGACCGTAGATTACGACCAGTGGCCTGCGCTGGCGCGCTGGGTGCTGTTTCTTCTGATGTTTGTGGGTGGGTGCGCGGGCTCGACCAGCGGCTCGATCAAGGTCGTGCGGGTGCTGATCGCGTTGCGTCTGACTGCACGCGAGGTGTTCCGCTGGTTGCAACCAGAGGCGGTCGTCAGCGTGAAGGTGGACCGCGAGGCGGTTGATCCCCCCCTGCTGATGAACGTCATGGTGTTCATCCTCCTCTATCTCATGGTGTTCGCGGCCGGATCCCTGCTGATGGGGCTGCATTTCGGTGCGGACTGGATCAGCGCGGCATCGTCGGTCGCCACTTGCATGGGCAACATCGGACCCGGATTTGGAGCAGTGGGGCCCTCGCTGAACTACTCTTCGATTCCCTCGCCGGGTCTCGCCTTGCTGACGGTCTTGATGCTTCTCGGCCGTCTCGAGCTGTTTACGGTGTTGGTTCTCTTCGTGCCGGCTTTCTGGCGCCGCTGA
- the trkA gene encoding Trk system potassium transporter TrkA, with the protein MRAIIIGAGSAGRELAARLYAERFDVVLIDSDEEALNAVQAEMDVQTVVGHGVSPSVLREAGLPGADLLVAVTDNDEVNILACACGRAAGVRHRVARVSRLDLREGADLLPLAELGVDLAVNSKAECAVELAYLLQLPGAEEVVDLLQGRVLAMGFKVSADSPLLRLTVRECLPPELARAVRFIACRRGEQVEIPYGETTFMVGDDLYAVGPRSALLELLSVVYPDRPQLRRVVIAGGGTLGLTTARQLEATDLEVALIESDEETANACSAAVNRALVLHGDAMTTEMMESAGVDERTAFVATTGSDENNIIMCLLAQKAGASFTVGSVSKPGYVPIINSLSLLDRAVSPHLSMMNAILHFMRGRSVRAATLFQTLPGELLELELGTEHPWVGRSVRSLSLPKGMILATMQREHEVVVPTGETRLAAGDRVAVFALPGAARKLGAVFNR; encoded by the coding sequence ATGAGAGCCATCATCATTGGTGCGGGTAGCGCCGGACGCGAGCTGGCCGCCCGGCTGTACGCTGAACGGTTTGATGTCGTCCTGATCGACTCCGATGAGGAGGCGTTGAACGCCGTTCAGGCGGAAATGGATGTGCAGACGGTTGTGGGCCACGGGGTCAGCCCCTCCGTGTTGCGGGAGGCCGGTCTGCCGGGGGCGGACCTGCTGGTGGCGGTGACGGACAACGACGAGGTGAACATCCTCGCGTGCGCGTGCGGGCGGGCGGCGGGTGTGCGGCACCGCGTGGCCCGAGTTTCTCGTCTCGATCTGCGGGAGGGAGCGGACCTGCTGCCGTTGGCGGAGCTTGGAGTGGATCTCGCGGTGAATTCAAAGGCGGAATGCGCGGTGGAGCTCGCGTATCTGCTGCAATTGCCTGGTGCGGAGGAGGTGGTGGATCTGCTCCAGGGGCGGGTGTTGGCGATGGGGTTCAAGGTCTCGGCCGACAGTCCGCTGCTTCGCCTGACGGTGAGGGAGTGCCTCCCGCCGGAGCTGGCTCGTGCAGTCCGCTTTATCGCTTGTCGGCGGGGCGAGCAGGTGGAGATCCCATACGGTGAGACGACGTTCATGGTGGGGGACGACCTGTACGCGGTGGGTCCCCGGTCGGCGCTGTTGGAGCTGCTGAGCGTGGTGTATCCGGACCGACCACAGCTGCGCCGCGTGGTGATTGCGGGGGGTGGGACGCTCGGACTGACTACGGCCCGGCAACTGGAGGCCACCGATCTGGAGGTTGCGCTGATCGAGAGCGATGAGGAGACCGCGAACGCGTGTTCGGCGGCGGTGAACCGCGCGCTGGTGCTGCACGGCGACGCGATGACGACCGAGATGATGGAGAGCGCCGGCGTCGATGAGCGGACCGCCTTTGTCGCGACCACCGGCAGCGACGAGAACAACATCATCATGTGTCTTCTCGCGCAAAAGGCGGGGGCGAGTTTCACGGTGGGGAGCGTGTCGAAGCCCGGTTACGTGCCGATCATCAACTCGTTGAGTCTGCTTGACCGTGCGGTGAGTCCGCACCTTTCGATGATGAACGCGATTTTGCACTTCATGCGCGGCCGCAGCGTGCGGGCGGCGACGCTGTTCCAGACGCTGCCGGGGGAGCTGCTGGAGCTGGAGCTGGGGACGGAGCACCCGTGGGTGGGGCGGAGCGTGCGCTCGCTCTCGCTGCCGAAGGGAATGATTCTGGCGACGATGCAGCGCGAACACGAGGTGGTGGTACCGACGGGGGAGACGCGGTTGGCGGCGGGGGACCGCGTGGCGGTGTTTGCGTTGCCGGGTGCGGCGCGCAAGCTGGGGGCGGTGTTCAACCGCTAG
- a CDS encoding Gfo/Idh/MocA family oxidoreductase: MRGLRLVCRRELLRAGAAAVTAGLVRRVPAVDAAERQKLRAAFIGAGGRGADNLAGLLPHVRVVAFADADERRAASTYQRHPDVPRYRDYRRMLERHAGELDVVVVSTPDHTHACAALAAIQLGKHVYCEKPLAHSVHEVRALVRASRAAKVVTQLGNQGHSAGTMRLFREWIEAGAIGRVHTVHAWCSRIHCAIPKLHVLAERMPVPEGLDWDCWLGPAAERPYHSAYLPGAWRNWFAFGCGTIGDWVCHVVDPVFWALDLGAPSTIRAVATDRFDPAVHGETFPFGSHIEFRFPAIAGRGAVVLHWYDGTIRPPRPPELEPDRELPDIGALVVGDRGSIVYGSHGAASVRLIPESAMREFQLPPQRLPRVRGGHYEDFVEAIQTGRQAGSDFGYGGPLTEIALLGIIAQRFPGRELRWNGTAGRFEEPGEANRLLKPENPRAGWPIG, encoded by the coding sequence ATGAGAGGCCTTCGGCTCGTGTGTCGGCGTGAGCTGTTGCGAGCCGGCGCGGCGGCGGTCACGGCAGGACTGGTTCGGCGGGTACCCGCGGTAGACGCGGCGGAACGTCAGAAATTGCGGGCGGCATTCATCGGCGCCGGGGGTCGGGGGGCGGACAATCTGGCAGGTCTTTTGCCGCACGTTCGAGTGGTCGCGTTTGCGGATGCTGACGAGCGACGTGCGGCGTCGACCTATCAGCGGCATCCTGATGTGCCGCGTTATCGCGACTATCGGCGGATGTTGGAGCGCCACGCGGGCGAGTTGGATGTGGTGGTTGTTTCGACGCCGGATCACACTCACGCCTGTGCGGCGCTGGCGGCGATTCAGTTGGGCAAGCATGTCTACTGCGAGAAGCCGTTGGCCCATTCGGTTCACGAGGTGCGGGCACTGGTCCGCGCCTCACGGGCGGCGAAAGTGGTCACGCAGCTGGGTAACCAGGGCCACTCCGCGGGTACCATGCGGCTGTTTCGCGAGTGGATCGAGGCGGGAGCGATCGGGCGGGTGCACACGGTGCACGCCTGGTGCTCCAGGATCCACTGTGCGATTCCGAAGCTGCACGTTCTGGCGGAGCGGATGCCGGTGCCGGAGGGCTTGGACTGGGATTGCTGGCTCGGGCCGGCGGCGGAGCGGCCGTATCACTCCGCCTATCTGCCGGGCGCGTGGCGAAACTGGTTTGCGTTTGGCTGCGGCACGATCGGTGACTGGGTCTGTCACGTCGTGGACCCGGTCTTTTGGGCACTGGATCTGGGGGCGCCGTCCACCATCCGCGCGGTTGCGACCGACCGCTTTGACCCTGCGGTGCATGGCGAGACGTTCCCTTTCGGCTCGCACATTGAATTTCGTTTCCCAGCGATTGCGGGCCGGGGGGCGGTGGTGCTGCACTGGTACGACGGCACGATCCGTCCGCCCCGGCCGCCCGAGCTGGAGCCGGATCGGGAGCTTCCGGACATTGGCGCGCTCGTCGTGGGCGATCGGGGTTCCATCGTGTACGGGTCTCATGGTGCGGCCAGTGTGCGGTTGATTCCGGAGTCGGCAATGCGGGAATTTCAACTGCCGCCGCAGCGTTTGCCGAGGGTCCGGGGGGGCCACTACGAGGACTTCGTTGAGGCAATCCAGACCGGCCGGCAGGCCGGTTCCGACTTCGGCTACGGAGGTCCGCTGACGGAGATCGCGTTGCTCGGCATCATTGCCCAGCGCTTTCCCGGCCGCGAGCTGAGGTGGAATGGGACGGCGGGGCGCTTCGAGGAACCCGGCGAGGCAAACCGGCTGCTGAAGCCAGAAAATCCCCGCGCGGGCTGGCCGATCGGCTGA